Proteins encoded in a region of the Patagioenas fasciata isolate bPatFas1 chromosome 21, bPatFas1.hap1, whole genome shotgun sequence genome:
- the DDX20 gene encoding probable ATP-dependent RNA helicase DDX20 isoform X2, translating to MEGLECHVFIGGTPLNQDKIRLKKCHIAVGSPGRIKQLIELDYLNTASIRLFILDEADKLLEEGSFQEQINWIYSSLPANKQMLAVSATYPESLANALTRYMRDPTFVRLNPTDPSLIGLKQYYKIVNSHPLPHKTFEEKTQHLQDLFSKIPFNQALVFSNLHSRAQHLAEILTSRGFPAECISGSMNQNQRLDAMAKLKQFHCRVLISTDLTSRGIDAEKVNLVINLDVPADWETYMHRIGRAGRFGTLGLAVTYCCRGEEENMMMKIAQKCNLQLLPLPDPVPPGMMDQFEDGEVEIKPVTHTSVNSDTVCLRPEEPGRQPVQNTFPEVPEPHPNLPVDNSSVERPKKALKQKQIKKCTDSANRAKGCRNPQTSSCHTEQRSGVKTVSRMDGQYKQHNTQSPEEEALKKNLPRIPCLSSFKNHQNDPWSFSDFVEDYEYFIKEGSEREVEILRSYSGPGEQHELPKNGGVEWKEVEHHTEMVANGVVSSDNDGSYSSRASSKSREDNSCFEMFSDTQEKNAVPTARRGHAGFCSTPEEPRELSRVPKQNQVKKKVVKQNAKQKKSRCHQSPSPSTRKAEDDCSCSSWDDGVPDEAWSYKNYWKSYYQAWQNYYAAVSQYRRSYRQFNWVNAYHVNSVYLQELLKSGD from the exons ATGGAAGGCTTGGAATGCCACGTCTTCATTGGCGGGACTCCTTTGAACCAGGACAAAATCAGACTGAAGAAGTGCCACATAGCAGTTGGCTCCCCAG GTCGAATAAAACAGCTCATAGAACTGGACTACTTGAACACAGCCAGTATCCGGCTTTTCATTCTGGATGAAGCAGACAAGCTGTTGGAAGAAGGCAGCTTTCAGGAACAAATCAa tTGGATTTACTCTTCACTACCAGCCAATAAACAGATGCTCGCTGTTTCAGCCACTTACCCTGAATCATTAGCGAATGCTTTGACCAGGTACATGAGAGACCCAACATTTGTGAGGTTGAACCCTACTGATCCAAGTCTCATTG GGCTGAAGCAGTATTACAAAATCGTGAATTCCCATCCGCTTCCGCATAAAACGTTTGAGGAAAAAACCCAGCACCTACAGGACTTGTTCAGCAAGATTCCATTTAATCAAGCCTTAGTCTTCTCAAATTTGCATAGCAG GGCTCAACATCTGGCTGAAATCCTGACGTCCAGAGGTTTTCCTGCCGAGTGCATCTCAG GCAGCATGAATCAAAATCAGCGTCTTGATGCTATGGCTAAATTAAAGCAATTCCACTGCAGAGTTCTGATTTCCACAGACTTG ACGTCTCGTGGAATTGATGCTGAGAAAGTGAATCTGGTTATCAACCTGGACGTCCCTGCGGACTGGGAGACGTACATGCACCGCATCGGCAGAGCCGGCCGCTTCG GAACTTTAGGCTTAGCTGTGACATACTGCTGCCGCGGAGAGGAAGAAAACATGATGATGAAAATTGCTCAGAAGTGTAACCTTCAGCTCCTTCCTTTACCAG ATCCTGTACCTCCTGGAATGATGGATCAGTTTGAAGATGGGGAGGTAGAAATCAAACCTGTTACGCATACTTCAGTGAATTCTgacactgtgtgtctgagaccAGAGGAACCAGGACGGCAGCCTGTCCAAAACACTTTTCCAGAGGTACCCGAGCCTCATCCTAATCTTCCAGTTGATAATTCTTCTGTAGAAAGACCAAAAAAGGCTCTGAAGCAAAAGCAGATAAAGAAGTGCACAGATTCTGCAAATAGAGCAAAAGGTTGCAGAAACCCCCAAACTTCCAGTTGCCACACAGAACAGAGGAGTGGAGTCAAAACTGTCTCTAGAATGGATGGCCAATATAAACAACATAACACGCAATCTCCAGAAGAGGAGGCCTTGAAAAAAAATCTCCCCAGAATTCCATGCTTGTCTTCTTTCAAAAACCACCAGAACGATCCCTGGAGCTTCTCGGACTTTGTTGAAGACTATGAGTATTTCATTAAAGAAGGGTCGGAGAGAGAGGTTGAAATTTTAAGAAGCTATTCAGGCCCAGGAGAACAACACGAGCTCCCGAAAAATGGTGGCGTGGAGTGGAAAGAGGTGGAACATCATACAGAGATGGTCGCAAATGGTGTTGTGTCCAGTGACAACGATGGGTCGTACAGTTCCCGGGCTTCCTCCAAGAGCAGGGAGGATAACTCATGCTTTGAAATGTTTTCGGATACACAGGAGAAGAATGCTGTTCCCACAGCGCGTCGGGGCCACGCAGGCTTCTGTTCGACACCAGAGGAGCCTCGGGAGCTGTCACGAGTCCCAAAGCAAAATCAAGTGAAAAAGAAAGTTGTGAAACAAAACGCTAAACAAAAGAAAAGCCGTTGCCATCAGTCCCCTAGTCCTTCCACGAGAAAAGCAGAAGATGACTGCTCCTGCAGCTCGTGGGATGATGGCGTTCCAGATGAGGCTTGGAGTTACAAAAACTACTGGAAATCATATTATCAAGCGTGGCAAAACTACTATGCTGCGGTGTCTCAATACAGGAGGAGTTACAGACAGTTTAACTGGGTGAACGCGTATCACGTCAACTCGGTCTATCTTCAGGAGCTGCTGAAAAGCGGGGATTGA